From Sulfuracidifex tepidarius, one genomic window encodes:
- a CDS encoding triphosphoribosyl-dephospho-CoA synthase — MTGTLEEILEELCEEVSLILASSSLEEALVNKPGNASRRKDIRSVTYISVQQSSLYLSSIYKKACVMGYAGRGKPIFSLLDPARFSSIFGRGFALFGTAITLLPVSFAAIQVSSIDELMGKLKSLVLLLDEKEGEAFILSLRSMNPSYKGRLTGDMDIGSIEGKTLREILLYSSNFDEVARNIVHGYYLTYLGYNAIKEQKCDSFELNVRRAFFKVLSSQPDTLIMKKYGAHVSIEISKMASHMSECPSCEEIENMDKYMTENGFNPGSTADIIASSIAFYHLERWFRDKAIDGIRLPLPKGCDRAGK, encoded by the coding sequence CTAATTCTAGCTTCGTCCTCTTTAGAGGAGGCGTTAGTGAACAAACCAGGCAATGCGTCACGAAGGAAGGACATAAGGTCGGTAACATATATCTCGGTTCAGCAGAGTTCACTCTATCTCTCGTCAATATATAAGAAGGCATGTGTGATGGGGTATGCAGGCAGAGGCAAACCAATTTTCTCTCTTCTGGATCCAGCTAGATTCAGTTCCATTTTTGGCAGAGGGTTTGCGTTATTCGGTACCGCCATAACTCTTTTGCCGGTTTCCTTTGCGGCAATTCAGGTATCGAGCATAGACGAATTGATGGGAAAACTCAAGTCGCTAGTTCTTCTTCTTGACGAAAAGGAAGGGGAAGCTTTCATTCTCTCGCTCAGGTCAATGAATCCGTCATATAAGGGTAGATTAACGGGAGATATGGACATCGGCTCTATAGAGGGCAAGACCTTACGTGAAATTCTGCTTTACTCTTCTAACTTCGACGAAGTAGCAAGGAATATTGTTCATGGATATTACCTAACTTATCTGGGGTATAATGCGATAAAAGAACAAAAATGTGATTCCTTTGAACTGAACGTAAGACGGGCGTTCTTCAAGGTACTATCGTCTCAGCCGGACACTTTGATCATGAAGAAATACGGGGCCCATGTATCAATCGAAATATCAAAAATGGCATCTCATATGAGTGAGTGCCCCTCCTGCGAGGAAATTGAGAACATGGACAAATACATGACGGAGAACGGGTTTAACCCTGGATCCACCGCAGATATAATAGCCTCTTCAATAGCTTTCTATCACTTAGAGAGGTGGTTCAGAGATAAGGCTATTGATGGTATCCGGCTTCCCCTGCCTAAGGGGTGCGATAGAGCAGGTAAATAG